A single region of the Streptomyces sp. ITFR-16 genome encodes:
- a CDS encoding RtcB family protein, whose amino-acid sequence MSYAEVPGAKVPIRMWTDPASVEDVAMQQLRNVSTLPWIKGLAVMPDVHFGKGATVGSVIAMHGAVCPAAVGVDIGCGMSAVKTSLTANDLPGDLSGLRSKIEQAIPVGRGMHDDPVDPGRLHGLSATHWDDFWGRFDGVADAVRFRRERATKQMGTLGSGNHFIEFCLDEAGSVWLMLHSGSRNIGKELADFHIGRARQLAHNQGLVDRDLAVFLADTPEMGDYRNDLFWAQEYAKNNRAIMMALFQDVVRKEFKKAKVTFEPVISCHHNYVAEERYDGMDLLVTRKGAIRAGSGDFGIIPGSMGTGSYIVKGLGNEKSFNSASHGAGRKMSRNAAKKRFSTKDLEDQTRGVECRKDSGVVDEIPGAYKPIEKVIDQQRDLVEVVAKLKQVICVKG is encoded by the coding sequence ATGTCGTATGCAGAGGTACCGGGGGCGAAGGTCCCGATCCGGATGTGGACCGATCCGGCGTCGGTCGAGGACGTGGCGATGCAGCAGCTGCGCAACGTCTCCACGCTGCCCTGGATCAAGGGCCTGGCCGTCATGCCGGACGTCCATTTCGGCAAGGGCGCCACGGTCGGCTCGGTGATCGCGATGCACGGGGCGGTCTGCCCGGCGGCGGTGGGCGTGGACATCGGCTGCGGCATGTCCGCGGTGAAGACCTCGCTGACCGCCAACGATCTGCCCGGGGACCTGTCCGGGCTCCGGTCCAAGATCGAGCAGGCCATTCCGGTGGGCCGGGGGATGCACGACGACCCGGTGGACCCGGGCCGGCTGCACGGGCTGTCGGCGACCCACTGGGACGACTTCTGGGGCCGGTTCGACGGGGTGGCCGACGCGGTCAGGTTCCGTCGGGAACGGGCCACGAAGCAGATGGGAACGCTCGGGTCGGGAAACCACTTCATCGAGTTCTGCCTCGACGAGGCGGGTTCGGTCTGGCTGATGCTGCACTCCGGGTCCCGGAACATCGGCAAGGAGCTGGCCGACTTCCACATCGGCCGGGCGCGGCAGCTGGCGCACAACCAGGGTCTGGTCGACCGCGACCTGGCGGTCTTCCTCGCGGACACCCCGGAGATGGGGGACTACCGCAACGACCTGTTCTGGGCGCAGGAGTACGCGAAGAACAACCGCGCGATCATGATGGCGCTCTTCCAGGACGTGGTCCGCAAGGAGTTCAAGAAGGCCAAGGTCACCTTCGAGCCGGTCATCTCCTGCCACCACAACTACGTGGCGGAGGAGCGGTACGACGGCATGGACCTGCTGGTCACCCGGAAGGGTGCCATCCGGGCCGGCTCCGGTGACTTCGGGATCATCCCGGGCTCGATGGGCACCGGCTCGTACATCGTGAAGGGCCTCGGCAACGAGAAGTCCTTCAACTCCGCCTCGCACGGCGCGGGCCGGAAGATGAGCCGGAACGCGGCGAAGAAGCGCTTCTCGACGAAGGACCTGGAGGACCAGACGCGGGGCGTGGAGTGCCGTAAGGACTCCGGCGTCGTGGACGAGATCCCGGGGGCGTACAAGCCGATCGAGAAGGTCATCGACCAGCAGCGGGACCTCGTCGAGGTCGTCGCGAAGCTGAAGCAGGTCATCTGCGTGAAGGGCTGA